A stretch of the Streptomyces sp. NBC_00078 genome encodes the following:
- a CDS encoding nitronate monooxygenase family protein, with product METALTRLVGVRYPIVQTGMGWVAGPRLVSASANAGALGILASATMPVDRLREAIREVKSRTDAPFGVNLRADASDAGDRVRILIEEGVRVASFALAPSAGLIAELKEADVVVIPSIGARRHAEKVAAWGADAVIVQGGEGGGHTGEVATTVLLPQVVDAVRIPVVAAGGFFDGRGLVAALAYGAAGVAMGTRFLLTSDSTVPDAVKARYLAATVKDVTVTTAVDGLPHRMLRTDLVSCLENSGRARALFHAVRRAAGFRKLSGLTWPQLVRDGLALKHGKDLSWSQVLLAANTPMLLRSAMVDGRTDLGVMASGQVAGVIEDLPSCAELVEGVMAQAMQTAQTLGFSLSS from the coding sequence ATGGAGACGGCGCTCACCCGGCTGGTCGGGGTCCGGTACCCGATCGTGCAGACGGGCATGGGCTGGGTGGCGGGCCCGCGCCTGGTCTCGGCGTCGGCGAACGCGGGCGCGCTGGGCATCCTGGCCTCCGCGACCATGCCCGTCGACCGGCTGCGCGAGGCGATACGGGAGGTCAAGTCCCGTACTGACGCGCCGTTCGGCGTGAATCTGCGGGCGGACGCCTCGGACGCCGGCGACCGCGTGCGGATCCTGATCGAGGAGGGCGTACGGGTGGCCTCCTTCGCGCTCGCCCCCTCCGCCGGGCTGATCGCGGAGCTGAAGGAGGCGGACGTCGTCGTCATCCCCTCCATCGGTGCCCGCCGGCACGCCGAGAAGGTCGCGGCGTGGGGCGCGGACGCCGTGATCGTGCAGGGCGGTGAGGGCGGCGGCCACACCGGCGAGGTCGCGACGACCGTCCTGCTGCCGCAGGTCGTGGACGCGGTGCGGATACCCGTCGTGGCGGCGGGCGGTTTCTTCGACGGGCGGGGGCTGGTAGCGGCGCTGGCGTACGGGGCGGCGGGCGTCGCGATGGGCACACGGTTCCTGCTGACGTCGGACTCGACCGTGCCGGACGCGGTGAAGGCGAGATATCTGGCAGCGACGGTGAAGGACGTGACGGTCACGACGGCCGTCGACGGGCTGCCGCACCGGATGCTGCGTACGGACCTGGTGTCCTGCCTGGAGAACTCCGGTCGCGCGCGGGCCCTGTTCCACGCCGTTCGCCGGGCGGCGGGCTTCCGGAAGCTGTCCGGGCTCACCTGGCCGCAGCTGGTCCGTGACGGTCTCGCCCTGAAGCACGGGAAGGACCTGTCCTGGAGCCAGGTCCTGCTCGCCGCGAACACCCCGATGCTGCTGAGGTCGGCGATGGTGGACGGCCGCACGGACCTCGGAGTGATGGCGTCGGGGCAGGTCGCGGGAGTGATCGAGGATCTGCCGTCGTGCGCGGAGCTGGTGGAAGGGGTGATGGCCCAGGCCATGCAAACCGCACAGACGCTGGGTTTCTCCCTCAGCAGCTGA
- a CDS encoding TetR/AcrR family transcriptional regulator — protein sequence MPTKKKPQVTAAPARRRELLDTAAEVFAEQGYNATTVRKIADHAGMLAGSLYYHFDSKESMLEEILRTFLDELWGGYDTVLEAELGPRETLEALVIESFREIDRHRAAVAIYQKESKQLVAQERFVFLAESQRKFEKAWLSTLERGVEASVFRADLDVRLTYRFVRDTVWVAASWYRPGGQHSPEEIARQYLSMVLDGIAVRT from the coding sequence GTGCCGACCAAGAAGAAGCCCCAGGTGACCGCGGCCCCCGCCCGGCGCCGCGAACTCCTCGACACCGCCGCCGAGGTGTTCGCCGAGCAGGGCTACAACGCCACCACCGTACGCAAGATCGCGGACCACGCGGGCATGCTCGCGGGCAGCCTCTACTACCACTTCGACTCCAAGGAATCGATGCTGGAGGAGATCCTGCGCACCTTCCTCGACGAGCTCTGGGGCGGCTACGACACCGTCCTGGAGGCCGAGCTGGGACCGCGGGAGACCCTGGAGGCCCTGGTCATCGAGTCGTTCCGGGAGATCGACCGGCACCGCGCCGCCGTGGCGATCTACCAGAAGGAGAGCAAGCAACTGGTCGCGCAGGAGCGGTTCGTGTTCCTGGCCGAGTCGCAGCGCAAGTTCGAGAAGGCGTGGCTGTCCACGCTGGAGCGGGGGGTCGAGGCCAGCGTCTTCCGGGCCGACCTCGATGTCCGGCTCACCTACCGGTTCGTGCGCGACACCGTGTGGGTGGCCGCGTCCTGGTACCGGCCCGGCGGACAGCACAGCCCGGAGGAGATCGCCCGGCAGTACCTGTCGATGGTGCTGGACGGGATCGCCGTACGCACATAG
- a CDS encoding SDR family oxidoreductase, with protein MTVVESPSYEPGHGLLKGRTAVITAAAGAGIGGASARRFLEEGARVLISDAHPRRLKEHAAQLADEFGPSSVAALPCDVTDQVQVEALFEAAVREHGRLDIVVNNAGLGGTSDLVDMSDEQWSKVLDVTLTGTFRCARAALRLFRAEGSGGVIVNNASVVGWRAQAGQAHYAAAKAGVMALTRCAAMEATAYGVRVNAVSPSLAMHPHLVKVTTPELLEELTAREAFGRYAEPWEVANVIVFLASGYSSYMTGEVVSVSSRHA; from the coding sequence ATGACAGTCGTCGAGAGCCCGTCGTACGAGCCGGGGCACGGCCTGCTGAAGGGGCGCACGGCCGTCATCACCGCGGCTGCCGGAGCGGGCATCGGCGGCGCGAGCGCGCGACGCTTCCTGGAGGAGGGAGCGCGCGTGCTGATCAGCGACGCGCACCCGCGGCGGCTGAAGGAGCACGCGGCCCAGCTCGCCGACGAGTTCGGGCCGTCCTCGGTCGCGGCCCTGCCGTGCGACGTCACCGACCAGGTGCAGGTGGAGGCCCTGTTCGAGGCCGCTGTGAGGGAGCACGGGCGGCTGGACATCGTCGTCAACAACGCGGGCCTGGGCGGCACCTCGGATCTCGTCGACATGAGCGACGAGCAGTGGTCGAAGGTGCTGGACGTGACCTTGACGGGGACGTTCCGGTGCGCCCGCGCGGCCCTGCGCCTCTTCCGTGCGGAGGGAAGCGGCGGCGTGATCGTCAACAACGCCTCCGTCGTCGGCTGGCGCGCCCAGGCCGGACAGGCGCACTACGCCGCGGCCAAGGCCGGGGTGATGGCACTGACCCGGTGCGCGGCGATGGAGGCGACGGCCTACGGGGTGCGGGTCAACGCCGTGTCGCCGAGCCTCGCCATGCATCCGCACCTGGTGAAGGTGACCACTCCCGAACTGCTGGAGGAGCTGACCGCACGCGAGGCCTTCGGGCGGTACGCGGAGCCCTGGGAGGTGGCCAACGTGATCGTGTTCCTGGCGTCCGGATACTCCTCGTACATGACAGGAGAGGTCGTCTCCGTCAGCAGCCGGCACGCCTGA
- a CDS encoding CoA transferase subunit A, which produces MSDKTMTAEQVVSRLESGMTLGIGGWGSRRKPMALVRALLRSDVTDLTVVSYGGPDVGMLAAAGRLRKLVTAFVTLDSIPLEPHYRAARERGAFELTEIDEAMFMWGLHAAANRLPFLPVRAGIGSDVMRVAPGLRTVTSPYEDGETFVAMPALRLDAALVHVNRADRLGNGQYLGPDPYFDDLFCEAADTAYLSCERIVDTAELTKEAAPQTLLVKRHTVTGVVEAPNGAHFTSCVPDYGRDEAFQKRYASTPWPEFAARFLAGDEQAYRSAAGEET; this is translated from the coding sequence ATGAGTGACAAGACGATGACCGCCGAGCAGGTCGTCTCCCGTCTGGAGAGCGGCATGACCCTCGGCATCGGCGGCTGGGGATCGCGGCGCAAGCCGATGGCCCTGGTGAGAGCGCTGCTGCGGTCCGACGTCACCGACCTCACGGTCGTCTCGTACGGCGGCCCGGACGTCGGCATGCTGGCGGCGGCGGGCCGGCTGCGGAAGCTGGTGACGGCCTTCGTCACCCTCGACTCGATCCCGCTCGAACCGCACTACCGCGCGGCCCGCGAGCGCGGCGCCTTCGAACTGACGGAGATCGACGAGGCGATGTTCATGTGGGGGCTGCACGCGGCCGCGAACCGGCTGCCGTTCCTGCCGGTGCGGGCCGGCATCGGCTCGGACGTGATGCGGGTCGCCCCGGGCCTGAGGACGGTCACTTCGCCGTACGAGGACGGGGAGACGTTCGTGGCGATGCCCGCCCTGCGACTGGACGCGGCCCTGGTGCACGTCAACCGCGCCGACCGGCTGGGCAACGGGCAGTATCTGGGCCCGGACCCGTACTTCGACGACCTGTTCTGCGAGGCGGCGGACACGGCCTACCTCTCGTGCGAACGAATCGTCGACACGGCCGAGCTGACGAAGGAGGCCGCTCCGCAGACGCTGCTCGTCAAGCGTCACACGGTGACCGGTGTCGTCGAGGCCCCGAACGGCGCGCACTTCACATCCTGCGTACCCGACTACGGCCGGGACGAGGCCTTCCAGAAACGGTACGCGTCCACGCCCTGGCCGGAGTTCGCCGCACGCTTCCTCGCGGGAGACGAGCAGGCGTACCGGTCGGCGGCCGGGGAGGAGACATGA
- a CDS encoding acetyl-CoA C-acetyltransferase, producing the protein MAEAYIVEAVRTPVGRRRGGLSGVHPADLGAHVLKELMARSGVDPAAVEDVVFGCLDAVGPQAGDIARTCWLAAGLPEEVPGVTVDRQCGSSQQAVHFAAQAVLSGTQDLVVAGGVQNMSQIPIAFATRQAAESLGFTQGPFAGSEGWRARFGDQPVNQFAGAEIIAAKWGISRQDQEEFALRSHQRALRAIDEGRFERETVAHGSVAVDEGPRRDTSLEKMAGLKPVLDGGTVTAACSSQVSDGAAAMLLASERAVREHGLTPRARVHHLSVRGEDPIRMLSAPIPATAHALKKTGLTMDDIDLVEINEAFAPVVLAWLKETGADPEKVNVNGGAIALGHPLGATGVKLMTTLLHELERTGGRFGLQTMCEGGGQANVTIIERV; encoded by the coding sequence ATGGCCGAGGCCTACATCGTCGAAGCGGTCCGCACGCCCGTCGGGCGACGCCGGGGAGGGCTGAGCGGGGTCCATCCCGCCGACCTCGGTGCCCATGTTCTGAAGGAGCTGATGGCCCGCTCGGGCGTGGACCCGGCCGCCGTCGAGGACGTCGTTTTCGGCTGTCTGGACGCGGTGGGGCCGCAGGCCGGGGACATCGCACGGACCTGCTGGCTGGCCGCCGGACTGCCCGAGGAGGTGCCGGGCGTGACGGTCGACCGGCAGTGCGGCTCCTCGCAGCAGGCCGTGCACTTCGCGGCGCAGGCAGTGCTGTCGGGCACGCAGGACCTGGTGGTCGCGGGCGGCGTGCAGAACATGTCGCAGATCCCCATCGCCTTCGCGACCCGCCAGGCCGCCGAGTCGCTGGGCTTCACGCAGGGTCCCTTCGCTGGCAGCGAGGGCTGGCGGGCACGGTTCGGGGACCAGCCGGTGAACCAGTTCGCCGGGGCCGAGATCATCGCCGCGAAGTGGGGCATCAGCAGGCAGGACCAGGAGGAGTTCGCGCTCCGGTCGCACCAGCGGGCGCTCCGGGCCATCGACGAGGGCCGCTTCGAGCGGGAGACCGTCGCCCACGGCTCGGTCGCCGTCGACGAGGGCCCCCGCCGGGACACCTCCCTGGAGAAGATGGCCGGGCTCAAGCCGGTCCTCGACGGCGGCACCGTCACCGCCGCCTGCTCCTCCCAGGTCTCCGACGGCGCGGCGGCCATGCTGCTCGCCTCCGAGCGGGCGGTGCGCGAGCACGGGCTGACGCCACGCGCGCGCGTGCACCACCTCTCCGTGCGCGGCGAGGACCCCATCCGCATGCTGTCCGCGCCGATACCGGCCACCGCCCACGCCCTGAAGAAGACCGGCCTGACGATGGACGACATCGATCTGGTCGAGATCAACGAGGCCTTCGCGCCGGTCGTCCTGGCCTGGCTGAAGGAGACCGGCGCCGACCCGGAGAAGGTCAACGTCAACGGCGGCGCCATCGCCCTCGGCCACCCCCTCGGCGCGACCGGCGTCAAGCTGATGACGACCCTGCTGCACGAACTGGAACGCACCGGCGGCCGCTTCGGCCTGCAGACCATGTGCGAGGGCGGCGGCCAGGCCAATGTGACGATCATCGAACGGGTCTGA
- a CDS encoding CoA-transferase subunit beta, producing the protein MSETPGTPLATTPLLPPTRAEYCVIACAEAWRGAGEILASPMGVIPSIGARLAKRTFAPDLLLTDGEALLVGLDGTVEGWLPYRQHLALVTGGRRHVMMGASQIDRFGNQNISCIGDWEKPRRQLLGVRGAPVNTLNNPTSYWVPRHSRRVFVERVDMICGVGYDHAAAHPDTARFHRIPRVVSDLGVFDFDTGDHSMRLASLHPGVTPDQVREATAFELTVPDDIPPTREPTPGELRLIREVIDPAGTRGREVEA; encoded by the coding sequence ATGAGCGAGACCCCCGGCACCCCTCTTGCCACCACCCCTCTTCTCCCGCCCACCCGTGCCGAGTACTGCGTGATCGCCTGCGCCGAGGCCTGGCGCGGCGCGGGCGAGATCCTGGCGAGCCCGATGGGTGTGATCCCGTCGATCGGCGCGCGGCTCGCCAAGCGCACCTTCGCGCCGGACCTGCTGCTCACCGACGGCGAGGCACTACTGGTCGGACTGGACGGCACCGTCGAGGGCTGGCTCCCCTACCGGCAGCATCTGGCCCTGGTCACCGGCGGCCGACGGCACGTGATGATGGGCGCGAGCCAGATCGACCGGTTCGGCAACCAGAACATCTCGTGCATCGGCGACTGGGAGAAGCCCAGGCGGCAACTGCTCGGGGTGCGGGGCGCCCCGGTCAACACCCTCAACAATCCGACCAGTTACTGGGTGCCGAGACACTCCCGGCGGGTCTTCGTCGAGAGGGTCGACATGATCTGCGGGGTCGGTTACGACCATGCGGCCGCGCATCCTGACACGGCCCGCTTCCACCGCATCCCGCGTGTCGTCTCCGACCTGGGCGTCTTCGACTTCGACACCGGCGACCACTCGATGCGGCTCGCCTCGCTGCATCCGGGTGTCACGCCGGACCAGGTCAGGGAGGCGACCGCCTTCGAGCTGACGGTCCCGGACGACATACCGCCGACCCGTGAACCGACCCCCGGGGAACTCCGGCTCATCCGCGAGGTCATCGACCCGGCCGGCACGCGCGGCAGGGAGGTCGAGGCGTGA
- a CDS encoding enoyl-CoA hydratase family protein gives MGVSTSFPESGPEEEGIAVVTVDFPPVNALPVDGWFALADAVRAAGRDPQVRCVVLTAPGRGFNAGVDIKEIQAQGPSALVGANRGCFEAFAAVYECAVPVVAAVQGFCLGGGIGLVGNADVIVASEDAVFGLPELDRGALGAATHLARLVPQHLMRALYYTSRTASAAELHAHGSVWRVVPREELHTAALELAREIAAKDGELLRLAKAAINGIDPVDVRRSYRFEQGFTFEANAVGVADRVRDTFGKEGA, from the coding sequence ATGGGTGTCTCCACCTCGTTTCCGGAAAGCGGGCCCGAAGAGGAGGGAATCGCGGTCGTGACGGTCGACTTCCCGCCGGTGAACGCGCTGCCGGTGGACGGCTGGTTCGCGCTGGCCGACGCCGTGCGCGCGGCGGGCCGCGACCCGCAGGTGCGGTGCGTGGTGCTGACCGCACCGGGGCGGGGGTTCAACGCGGGCGTGGACATCAAGGAGATACAGGCACAAGGACCGAGCGCGCTGGTCGGCGCCAACCGCGGCTGCTTCGAGGCGTTCGCGGCGGTGTACGAGTGCGCGGTGCCGGTGGTGGCGGCGGTGCAGGGCTTCTGCCTGGGCGGCGGCATCGGACTGGTGGGGAACGCGGACGTGATCGTGGCGAGCGAGGACGCCGTCTTCGGCCTGCCGGAGCTGGACCGGGGCGCCCTGGGCGCGGCGACACATCTGGCCCGTCTGGTCCCGCAGCACCTGATGCGCGCGCTCTACTACACCTCGCGCACCGCGAGCGCGGCCGAGCTGCACGCGCACGGCTCGGTGTGGCGCGTGGTGCCGCGCGAGGAACTGCACACCGCCGCACTGGAGTTGGCGCGCGAGATAGCCGCCAAGGACGGGGAGCTGCTGCGCCTGGCCAAGGCCGCCATCAACGGCATCGACCCGGTCGACGTGCGCCGCAGCTACCGCTTCGAGCAGGGGTTCACGTTCGAGGCGAACGCGGTCGGGGTGGCCGACCGGGTCAGGGACACGTTCGGGAAGGAGGGTGCGTAG
- a CDS encoding SDR family oxidoreductase, giving the protein MSDVRRPQLSGRTVVVTGGTRGVGAGIAKAFAEAGARVVAVARRPPEVPAEGVEFAPLDLRDPPAVRALFDALPRLDVLVNNAGGGPYRRLADADAERHARVLELNLVAPLTASLAAYEHLRRAGGAVVMIGSVSGSRPSPGSAAYGAAKAGLENLARSMAVEWAPQVRVNTLVVGMVRTELAHLHYGGEDAVEAVSRTVPLGRLATPADVGAAAVFLASDAAAYISGASLLVHGGGERPAFLDAATANKET; this is encoded by the coding sequence ATGAGTGACGTTCGCCGGCCGCAACTGAGCGGCAGGACCGTCGTCGTCACCGGCGGCACGCGCGGCGTCGGGGCCGGGATCGCGAAAGCCTTCGCCGAGGCCGGCGCGCGAGTCGTCGCAGTTGCGCGCAGACCGCCCGAAGTGCCCGCCGAGGGTGTCGAGTTCGCCCCGCTGGACCTGCGCGATCCACCCGCCGTACGCGCCCTCTTCGACGCGCTGCCCCGGCTCGACGTCCTCGTCAACAACGCGGGCGGCGGCCCCTACCGGCGGCTGGCCGACGCGGACGCGGAACGGCACGCGCGCGTACTCGAACTGAACCTCGTCGCTCCCCTGACGGCCTCCCTCGCCGCGTACGAGCACCTCAGACGGGCCGGGGGCGCAGTCGTGATGATCGGCAGCGTCAGCGGCAGCCGCCCGTCGCCCGGTTCGGCGGCGTACGGGGCGGCCAAAGCGGGCCTGGAGAACCTCGCCCGGTCGATGGCCGTGGAGTGGGCGCCCCAGGTCCGTGTGAACACCCTCGTCGTCGGCATGGTCCGCACCGAGCTGGCCCACCTCCACTACGGCGGCGAGGACGCCGTCGAGGCGGTCTCCCGCACGGTGCCGCTCGGCCGCCTGGCCACACCCGCCGACGTCGGCGCGGCCGCCGTCTTCCTCGCCTCCGACGCGGCCGCCTACATCAGCGGGGCGAGTCTGCTGGTGCACGGGGGCGGGGAGCGGCCGGCGTTCCTGGACGCGGCAACTGCCAACAAGGAGACGTGA